TTGGCAAGAAGTTCCGCAATTAGGGACGGATTTATGACTGGAACAATCAGGTATATAAGTTCGAGTAAATCTCAGGCAATCCAGTAAACCTTTTTGTGAATATAACTATTGCACAGCAAGCTTTTGAATCCAAATCAAGCAGCCGCTAGCTTTACAGCAATGTTACGTATATTTGTGCTGTCTCTGACATCTGGCACTATACGCTTGACAAAAATGATAAAAATAGTTACAGCAGAACGGGAAATTTAACAATTCGGTTAAAAAGAAATTGATGATTTTCCCCCAAACTAGAAAAATATACAAAGTTTTGAGATACTCAACATTTTATTGAGAAAGCTCCAATTGCTGAAATTTAGGTTGCTGTAACTGCTAGGACTTTTATTTATCTGGTCTTGTGACTAAAATTGTTGCTGATGTTTCTGTGTGCTGCTGATAATTAGCACCAGTCTGATCTTGATGAGGTACGCGAACTTGCAAAAAGAAATTAAGGGAAAATGTAATCGTGACTGCTAGCAATAGTTTTTCAAACATGGTCTCACTCCCACCCACACCATTAATGATTGATTGCTGCACCTCAAGAGTTCCAAGTAATAAAGTCTCTTATTTAGAGCTATTCTTGCTAGGACTTCTGCATAGCCCTAGTGTGCCCACAGGTATTAATAGATTCATAAGGAAACTAATAAGTATTGATAAATTTTTGATGAGTTGACGGTAAAGAAATCGGATTAGCCAACCGAATATGTCAGGGATCAACAAAAGGTGGTGGCAATGGTAAGAAATGAATCTGTAACGCGGATAATTATGTGGCTCTGTTTTGGGACAGCAATCTTATCTTTGCTTGTCTATTGGCGTGGGATCGCAACAGGAAAGCAGTTTGAGCAGCTAGCATCCACAAAGCCCAGCCAACAGTCATCTAAGAGAGTCCTAGGAGCAAGTGCTTTGGGCGCATCTGTACCCCCTAGCGCACGCACACAAAAGATAGCTCCATCTAAGTCTCCGGCAACAAAGCTTCACAATACTAAGTCGGAAACAAGCAGCGAAAATGTAGTTTTAGCAACGGGTGAGTTGCAAAAGACCAGACTAGTCTCGCCAGAACAACAACATAACTCTACTGTGTCGTTTCTGCCGCAGTCTTTGTTACCTCAAGCTTTGGCTCAACAAAAATTTTTGAATCCTGGGAAGCTGACAGACGGTAAAAGGCAAGTGGTGGTGGATTTAAGCGATCGCCGCGCCTATGTTTACCGAAAAGATGTGGTGATAGCCAGCTACCCCATTGCTGTGGGTAAGAAAGGTTGGGAAACGCCTACAGGTACTTTTCAAGTCATGCATATGCAGCACGATCCTGTATGGCGTCATCCAATCACTGATAAAGTATTTGCCGCAGGTAAAGATAGCCCTCTGGGCGATCGATGGATTGGTTTCTGGTCAGATGGACACAACGAAATTGGCTTTCACGGTACGCCAGATACCAACGTGATGGGAACTGCGATTTCTCACGGTTGTCTGAGAATGCGAAATCCCGATGTCCGATTACTTTACACGCAGGTGAGTGTGGGGACACCAGTTATAGTACGCGAATGATTTTTGTGAAAGGTCAAAGGTCAAGGGTCAAGGGTCATCTCCCTATGGACTCTTGACTCTTGACTATGGACTCTTGACTCTCAAGTTGACGATTTTTGCTCAAAAGCAGGTGCGTAAACTTGAAGCAAGTTGCTAACTTGGCGTAACACTTCGTTACCAGTGCTTTTGCCCACAACAGGCGTTCTGTTGTCATTGGGTTGGTCGAGGTTTCGACCAATCGCTTCACCTATTTGTTGAGAAATTAATTCTTGAAGTTCTGCCTTAGCTCTTTGGCGCTGGTAGTTAGCACCTTCTTCTGTTGTGGCGTATAGGGGAGGAAGGCGGTTGAGAGCATAAGCCGCGATATCGCCAACATCTAACGAGCTTTCGCTAGTAGCTTCAATTTCTGCTACGCGAGCGATCGCTTCTGTTAGTACCAACTCTTCCATGACGTTAATGAATTGTTTGCGAGGTACCGCCACAACCTCACCAGTCAGGAGTGCCCCCATGAGCCGATCCAGGGCCATATACTCTTCTATTGAGAGTTCCGAGGCGTTATCACAGATGCGCCCAACTTCTGCTTCCATTGCTGGTGTCAGATAACCATCTTGGAGAGCTTGTTCTACAATTTTTTCAATACTCATAACACTAATCATCTTTAAGCCACCGCAGCAAGGTAGGGACGGTACCAATCTAGTTTATTTTGCCTAATTATAGGCAAAATAATATACAAATGATGTACAGTTGAGATCGATCTTTTCTCTGCTACTCTACACCCTTAGTGCGCCAAGGAGTTGGATCGACACATTGTCCATTGACATACAGACCCCAGTGTAAATGAGGCCCAGTTGCAGCACCTGTTGAACCTACTGCGCCGATTAGCTGACCAGCTTTGACAACATCGCCTTCTTTGACGTTAATGCGACTTAGATGCATGAAAATACTGGTTACTCCTTGACCGTGATCGATGCCAATGACATTACCATGAACCCGGAATCCTTGAGATACTTTGCCAACTAAAGCTACTTTTCCCGCAGCAGGAGCAACCACGGGTGAACCCGCTGCACCAGCGTAGTCAACACCACGATGGTAATAATCATTGGCAAATTTACCATTATAGTAGCGGCGTACGCCATAAATTGTACTCACTCGCCCGCTATTGGGCGGCAAAAACTTGCCATTCCAATACTTTTCGGGAGTTTGTAGAGCTTTGAAAGCAGCCACGCGTTTGAGTTCTAACTCTGTGGCTTCTAATCCAGCTTTTCCAGGCGGTAAATTAATTCGTTGTACGGGAAATTTACGATTTCCCACCTGTACAGAGAGGTTTTGCACCTGACCA
The genomic region above belongs to Calothrix sp. NIES-2098 and contains:
- a CDS encoding ErfK/YbiS/YcfS/YnhG family protein, with product MVRNESVTRIIMWLCFGTAILSLLVYWRGIATGKQFEQLASTKPSQQSSKRVLGASALGASVPPSARTQKIAPSKSPATKLHNTKSETSSENVVLATGELQKTRLVSPEQQHNSTVSFLPQSLLPQALAQQKFLNPGKLTDGKRQVVVDLSDRRAYVYRKDVVIASYPIAVGKKGWETPTGTFQVMHMQHDPVWRHPITDKVFAAGKDSPLGDRWIGFWSDGHNEIGFHGTPDTNVMGTAISHGCLRMRNPDVRLLYTQVSVGTPVIVRE
- a CDS encoding peptidase M23B translates to MTIKDRTNKFQKNLFGFNIKGLTANRCTANLFMGMFAAFPIALALPVDALQVQVNPNNPQLGDTLSVRINLDNPENANNPTVVSGDKTYPAFEIAPNQYRAFIPTTPLEKAGTRTLRISGDGQVQNLSVQVGNRKFPVQRINLPPGKAGLEATELELKRVAAFKALQTPEKYWNGKFLPPNSGRVSTIYGVRRYYNGKFANDYYHRGVDYAGAAGSPVVAPAAGKVALVGKVSQGFRVHGNVIGIDHGQGVTSIFMHLSRINVKEGDVVKAGQLIGAVGSTGAATGPHLHWGLYVNGQCVDPTPWRTKGVE